One Theropithecus gelada isolate Dixy chromosome 3, Tgel_1.0, whole genome shotgun sequence genomic window carries:
- the MIS18A gene encoding protein Mis18-alpha: MAGVRALRCSRGCAGGCECGDKGKGSDSSLLGKRLSEDSSRHQLLQKWASMWSSMSEEASVADTEKARLEEAGAAEERPLVFLCCGCRRPLGDSLSWVASQEDTNCILLRCVSCNVSVDKEQKLSKREKENGCILETLYCAGCSLNLGYVYRCTPKNLDYKRDLFCLSVEAIESYVLGSSEKQIVSEDKELFNLESRVEIEKSLTQMEDVLKALQMKLWEAESKLSFATCKS, translated from the exons ATGGCGGGCGTTCGGGCCCTGAGGTGTAGCAGAGGATGCGCTGGCGGCTGTGAGTGCGGCGACAAGGGCAAGGGCAGCGACTCCTCGCTGTTGGGCAAGAGACTCTCCGAAGACTCGAGCCGCCACCAGCTGCTGCAGAAGTGGGCGAGCATGTGGAGCTCCATGAGCGAAGAAGCGTCGGTGGCCGACACGGAGAAGGCGCGGCTCGAGGAGGCGGGGGCTGCGGAGGAGAGGCCGCTGGTGTTCCTGTGCTGCGGCTGCCGGCGGCCGCTGGGCGACTCGCTGAGCTGGGTGGCCAGCCAGGAGGACACCAACTGCATCCTGCTGCGCT GTGTTTCCTGTAATGTTTCTGTGGATAAGGAACAGAAGTTATCCAAACGTGAAAAGGAAAATGGTTG CATCCTGGAGACTTTGTATTGTGCGGGGTGCTCGCTCAATCTTGGCTACGTGTACAGATGCACGCCCAAGAATCTTGATTACAAGAGAGACTTGTTTTGCCTCAGTGTTGAAGCCATTGAAAG TTATGTTTTAGGGTCCTCTGAAAAGCAAATTGTGTCAGAAGATAAAGAGCTTTTTAATCTTGAAAGCAGAGTTGAAATAGAAAAGTCTCTAACACAG ATGGAAGATGTCTTGAAAGCATTACAAATGAAgctgtgggaggctgaatcaAAATTGTCCTTTGCCACTTGTAAAAGCTGA